A genomic stretch from Spiroplasma endosymbiont of Clivina fossor includes:
- the parC gene encoding DNA topoisomerase IV subunit A — MKSNRNSVVHELDEIVAERFGLYAKYIIQERALPDVRDGLKPVQRRILYAMNNLGLFFDRPHKKSVRVVGEVIGKYHPHGDVPIYEAMVRMAQPWKLRVPLIDGHGNFGSIDGDSAAAMRYTETRLNAISKYLLQDLDKKTVGWTPNFDDSETEPTVLPAYFPNLLLNGCMGIAAGYATNIPPHNLSELIIALVYRLNNPECSLKEIMKIIKGPDLPTGGIIQGRDGILNAYKTGRGKIVIRSKMELQGTPRHRKWVIKELPYEVVKSDLVTRIADIKEEKKLSGIKDIIDLSDMSGVHIEINLQQDADAETIRKYLLKHSNLQVSYNLNMVVLEDNKPICAGILNLLDAYLKHQFDIVQKRTKYDLEKAIVRLEIVSGLIKVTTILDKVIATIRKSTDKANAKKNLIKTYHFTELQSEAIVSLRLYRLTSTDVNALKEEEKSLQKEIRTWQEIIKKKEKQKVLIIQQLQTISQEFNSPRKTVIENMVEEIIIEKTEIINEENIFVTISRDGYIKVINEKVVAKQDMKDYGRKPLDINVASLTTTSLSTLLLFTSQGNYCIVPLHKVKESRWKDIGQHVNNFSTMTGDERVLGAILINDFDIQDQFVILATKLGFIKRTVISDFKATRISKALKAINLQPNDEVVGFALSNGKKQVILTTKKGFVVRYDENDIAIISPKAKGVKAINLKDDDKVVSLNVVNDEHDSYVSFTTAGVKKIKINNIPLLHRPAKGVHSFKITKTVIPYVITSFVIPNNSKVHILTKNNTIENFAINKVHYGRLLESVSDFLGDVNVEWIQDDHYYDLRKHNLQSASLISSLKKDKKISNANDQISLSMDDILND, encoded by the coding sequence ATGAAAAGTAACAGAAATAGTGTGGTTCATGAATTAGACGAAATTGTTGCTGAACGGTTTGGTTTATATGCGAAATATATTATTCAAGAACGAGCATTGCCTGATGTTCGTGATGGTTTAAAACCAGTACAAAGAAGAATTTTATATGCAATGAATAATTTAGGCTTATTTTTTGATCGACCTCACAAAAAATCAGTTCGGGTTGTTGGTGAAGTAATTGGTAAATATCATCCGCATGGTGATGTTCCTATTTATGAAGCAATGGTGCGAATGGCGCAACCTTGAAAGTTAAGAGTACCACTAATTGATGGTCATGGTAATTTTGGTTCTATTGATGGTGATTCAGCAGCGGCAATGCGATATACCGAAACGCGTTTAAATGCAATTTCTAAGTATTTATTACAAGACTTAGATAAAAAAACTGTTGGTTGAACCCCTAACTTTGATGATTCTGAAACTGAACCGACAGTATTACCAGCATACTTTCCTAATTTGCTTTTAAATGGTTGTATGGGTATTGCTGCTGGTTATGCAACCAATATTCCGCCGCACAACTTATCGGAATTAATTATTGCCTTAGTTTATCGTCTTAATAATCCTGAATGTTCATTAAAAGAAATTATGAAAATTATTAAAGGACCTGATTTACCTACGGGTGGTATTATTCAAGGACGGGATGGAATATTAAATGCTTATAAAACTGGTCGTGGTAAGATTGTTATTCGTAGTAAAATGGAATTACAAGGGACACCGCGTCATCGAAAATGAGTTATTAAGGAGTTGCCTTATGAAGTTGTTAAAAGTGATTTAGTAACGCGAATTGCGGATATTAAAGAAGAAAAAAAACTTAGTGGCATTAAGGATATTATTGATTTAAGTGATATGTCAGGAGTCCATATTGAAATTAATTTACAACAGGATGCTGATGCCGAGACAATTCGGAAATATTTATTAAAACATAGTAATTTACAAGTATCTTACAATCTTAATATGGTTGTTCTTGAAGATAACAAACCAATTTGTGCGGGAATATTAAACTTATTAGATGCTTATTTAAAACATCAATTTGATATTGTTCAAAAAAGAACTAAATACGATTTAGAAAAAGCGATTGTTCGTTTAGAAATTGTTAGTGGTTTAATTAAAGTTACAACAATTTTGGATAAAGTTATTGCTACGATTCGTAAATCAACTGATAAGGCTAATGCTAAGAAAAATTTAATTAAAACTTATCATTTTACGGAATTACAATCAGAAGCTATTGTTTCGTTACGATTATATCGGTTAACATCAACTGATGTTAATGCTTTAAAAGAAGAAGAAAAATCTTTACAAAAAGAAATTAGAACTTGACAAGAAATTATTAAGAAAAAAGAAAAACAAAAAGTTTTGATTATTCAACAATTACAAACTATTTCGCAAGAGTTTAATTCACCACGAAAAACAGTTATTGAGAATATGGTGGAAGAAATTATTATTGAAAAAACAGAAATAATTAATGAAGAAAATATTTTTGTTACGATATCGCGTGATGGTTATATTAAAGTTATTAATGAAAAAGTAGTTGCTAAACAAGATATGAAAGATTATGGACGAAAACCTTTAGATATTAATGTTGCTTCATTAACAACTACTTCATTAAGTACTTTGTTACTGTTTACTAGTCAAGGTAATTATTGTATTGTTCCTTTACATAAAGTAAAAGAAAGTCGTTGAAAGGATATTGGACAGCATGTTAATAACTTTTCAACAATGACGGGTGACGAAAGAGTTCTTGGTGCGATATTAATTAATGATTTTGATATTCAAGACCAGTTTGTTATTTTAGCAACTAAGTTAGGATTTATTAAAAGAACTGTTATTAGTGATTTTAAAGCAACAAGAATATCTAAAGCTTTAAAAGCGATTAATTTACAACCTAATGATGAGGTTGTTGGTTTTGCTTTAAGTAATGGTAAAAAACAAGTTATTTTAACAACTAAAAAAGGTTTTGTTGTTAGATATGATGAAAATGATATTGCGATTATTAGTCCCAAAGCTAAAGGTGTTAAAGCGATTAATTTGAAAGATGATGATAAAGTTGTATCATTAAATGTTGTTAATGATGAGCATGATAGTTATGTTTCTTTTACTACGGCGGGGGTTAAAAAAATTAAAATTAATAATATTCCTTTACTACATCGTCCAGCGAAAGGAGTTCATTCTTTTAAAATAACTAAAACTGTTATTCCCTATGTAATTACATCGTTTGTAATTCCTAATAATAGTAAAGTTCATATTTTAACTAAAAATAATACGATTGAAAATTTTGCGATTAATAAAGTTCATTATGGTCGTTTATTAGAAAGTGTTAGTGATTTTTTAGGGGATGTTAATGTAGAATGAATTCAAGATGACCATTATTATGATTTAAGAAAGCATAATTTACAGTCAGCATCATTAATTTCTTCTTTAAAAAAAGATAAAAAAATATCTAATGCTAATGATCAAATATCGTTATCAATGGATGATATTTTAAATGATTAA
- the prmC gene encoding peptide chain release factor N(5)-glutamine methyltransferase, translating into MTYHQLLQKGQKLYADYRSHHCKWLLAHLADYSLQELYANLDIESKVSEEDFYALININLQGKPLAYILGYQTFLGRDFIVNPNVFIPRTETQELVENLLYYVDDYFQDVKQIKVLDIATGSGAIAISLALEEEKVFVVASDISSEALKVAKANALNLNCQNIKFVNSNLLASFVNNDDKFDILVCNPPYIGIDEQIENTVKDYEPHLALFATDNGLFFYKLIFKQVKTIMNNKYLLAFEFGYSQKAALEVLVKQYFATSEYEFIKDISDRWRMLFIYNE; encoded by the coding sequence ATGACCTATCATCAGTTATTACAAAAGGGTCAAAAATTATATGCTGATTATCGTAGTCACCATTGTAAGTGATTATTAGCTCATTTAGCAGACTATTCATTGCAAGAATTATATGCCAATTTAGATATTGAAAGTAAAGTTAGTGAAGAAGACTTTTATGCTTTAATTAATATTAATTTACAGGGAAAACCGTTGGCATATATTTTAGGTTATCAAACTTTTTTGGGACGTGATTTTATTGTTAACCCTAATGTTTTTATTCCGCGTACTGAAACACAAGAATTAGTAGAAAATCTTTTGTATTATGTTGATGACTATTTTCAAGATGTAAAGCAAATTAAAGTACTTGATATTGCTACGGGTAGTGGTGCGATTGCTATTAGTTTAGCGTTAGAAGAAGAAAAAGTTTTTGTTGTTGCTAGTGATATTAGTAGTGAAGCTTTAAAAGTTGCAAAAGCTAATGCGCTAAATCTTAATTGTCAAAATATTAAATTTGTTAATAGTAATTTGTTAGCATCCTTTGTTAATAATGATGATAAGTTTGATATTTTAGTATGTAATCCCCCTTATATTGGAATTGATGAACAGATTGAAAATACGGTTAAAGATTATGAACCGCATTTAGCATTATTTGCTACTGATAATGGTTTATTTTTCTATAAATTAATTTTTAAACAAGTAAAAACAATAATGAATAATAAATATTTATTAGCCTTTGAATTTGGTTATTCACAAAAAGCGGCTTTAGAAGTATTAGTAAAGCAATATTTTGCAACTAGTGAATATGAATTTATTAAAGATATTAGTGATCGATGAAGAATGCTTTTTATTTACAATGAATAA
- a CDS encoding IS256 family transposase: MTKKKNKKEPDAIDKVVDYFLENIDNPQDLFKGNTIFQEFTKKLTERMLNTEIKDHLETDENHNKRNGSTQKTIITKNGSIAIDVARDRNSTFEPVIIPKRQRRFDNFDQKVISLYARGMTISDIKAQLQEFYHGAEISESLISQITDDVIEEVKMWQTKPLEKIYPIVYFDCIVVKVKQDKRIINKAVYLALGINLDGLKDILGMWISENEGAKFWLNNLTEMKNRGLQDILVACSDNLTGMSDAIEAVFPKTQHQLCIVHQIRNSLKFVPYKDRKLVANDLKSIYTAINEEIALVALDHFSEKWNKKYPQITKSWKNNWNNLIIFLEYPQEFRRIIYTTNAIESVNSQLRKVIKNKKIFPNDASVFKIFYLAFQNMVKKWTMPIQNWGSAISHLMIKFEDRVNLS; the protein is encoded by the coding sequence ATGACAAAAAAAAAAAATAAAAAAGAACCTGATGCAATTGATAAAGTTGTTGATTATTTTTTAGAAAATATTGATAATCCACAAGATTTATTTAAAGGCAATACTATTTTTCAGGAATTTACCAAAAAATTAACTGAACGAATGTTAAATACGGAAATTAAAGATCATCTTGAAACTGATGAGAATCATAATAAAAGAAATGGCAGCACACAAAAAACCATTATTACTAAAAATGGTTCAATCGCAATTGATGTAGCAAGAGATCGAAATAGTACTTTTGAACCAGTAATTATTCCGAAAAGACAAAGAAGATTTGATAACTTTGATCAAAAAGTAATTTCTTTATATGCAAGAGGAATGACAATTTCTGATATCAAAGCACAATTGCAAGAATTCTATCACGGAGCAGAAATTTCAGAAAGTTTAATTAGTCAAATAACTGATGATGTTATTGAAGAAGTTAAAATGTGACAAACTAAACCTTTAGAGAAGATTTATCCGATTGTTTATTTTGATTGTATTGTTGTTAAAGTAAAGCAAGATAAACGAATAATAAATAAAGCAGTTTATCTTGCCTTAGGAATTAATTTAGATGGTTTAAAAGATATTTTAGGAATGTGAATTAGCGAGAATGAGGGAGCCAAATTTTGACTTAATAATCTTACGGAAATGAAAAATCGTGGCTTACAAGATATTCTTGTTGCTTGTAGCGATAATTTAACTGGAATGTCTGATGCAATAGAAGCTGTGTTCCCAAAAACACAGCACCAATTATGCATCGTTCATCAAATTCGTAATAGTTTAAAATTTGTCCCTTACAAAGATCGCAAACTTGTAGCTAATGATTTAAAATCAATTTATACAGCAATTAATGAAGAAATAGCGCTAGTTGCTTTAGATCATTTTTCAGAAAAATGAAATAAAAAGTATCCACAAATTACTAAATCATGAAAAAATAACTGAAATAATTTAATAATTTTTCTTGAATATCCTCAAGAATTTAGAAGAATTATTTACACAACTAATGCGATTGAATCTGTTAATAGTCAACTAAGAAAAGTCATTAAGAATAAAAAGATTTTTCCTAATGATGCATCAGTTTTTAAAATATTTTATTTAGCATTTCAAAATATGGTTAAGAAATGAACGATGCCAATTCAAAATTGGGGTAGTGCAATTTCACATTTAATGATAAAATTTGAGGACAGAGTGAATTTAAGTTAA
- a CDS encoding alpha/beta hydrolase produces MQELKILSFDNNELHLYIWDQVSEPKGVMQLVHGSSEYTFRYDEFAKYLNANGWIVIGNDLRGHGKTVTDNKDHLGFFSVKDGWDKLVLDLKVVNDYIVHHYPKLGITMLGQSMGSFLARHYATLYSYTIESLVICATTWKSKMQLWTGKFIAKYLQKRQPLHAPSNFINNLTYKKFSKKIKEKDNDLAWLTRDKNIQEKFRNDPLTGQIFTASAVKDMFTGLLYIMKKKNIIKTRKILPIFFIGGMSDPVGNFGKGVEKIARKYRQYGFKKTSILLYSGMRHEILNEIGKEQVYQDILNFINKYI; encoded by the coding sequence ATGCAAGAATTAAAAATTTTATCGTTTGATAATAATGAACTTCATTTATATATATGAGATCAAGTCAGTGAACCTAAAGGGGTCATGCAATTAGTACATGGGTCAAGTGAATATACTTTTCGTTATGATGAATTTGCTAAGTATTTAAATGCTAATGGTTGAATCGTTATTGGTAATGATCTTCGGGGGCACGGAAAAACGGTTACTGATAATAAAGACCACTTAGGGTTTTTTAGTGTTAAGGATGGTTGAGATAAGCTGGTATTAGATTTAAAAGTAGTGAATGATTATATTGTTCATCATTATCCTAAATTAGGAATTACAATGTTAGGGCAATCAATGGGTTCATTTTTAGCGCGACATTATGCAACATTATACTCTTATACTATTGAATCATTAGTTATTTGTGCAACTACTTGAAAATCAAAAATGCAATTATGAACTGGTAAATTTATTGCTAAATATTTACAAAAACGACAACCATTACACGCTCCTAGTAATTTTATTAATAATTTAACTTATAAAAAATTTAGTAAGAAAATTAAAGAAAAAGATAATGATTTAGCTTGATTAACTCGTGATAAAAATATTCAAGAAAAATTTAGAAATGACCCCTTAACGGGACAAATATTTACTGCTAGTGCTGTTAAAGATATGTTTACAGGTTTATTGTATATTATGAAAAAGAAAAATATTATTAAAACTCGGAAAATCTTACCAATATTTTTTATTGGTGGAATGAGTGATCCGGTTGGTAATTTTGGTAAAGGCGTTGAAAAAATTGCAAGAAAATATCGTCAATATGGTTTTAAAAAAACAAGCATTTTATTATATTCAGGAATGCGTCACGAAATTTTAAATGAAATTGGTAAAGAACAAGTATATCAAGATATTTTAAATTTTATTAATAAGTATATATAG
- the prfA gene encoding peptide chain release factor 1: MNVKTRERLETMKHRYNEINSLLSQSDINNNIELLTKLSKERAKLNDTVLLYMKYLSIESNLQEIKNIFQNEKDADLLNLAKEELKGNEESLLFVEQQLTVALLPTNPNDDKNVIIEIRGAAGGDEANIFAGDLYRMYFRYCESQNWKTELLDARISNSGGFSQISFLIKGEKVYGKMKFEAGSHRVQRIPKTESQGRVHTSTATVVVLPEASALDVDVKPSELKIDTYRASGAGGQHVNTTDSAVRITHLPTGIVTTSQDGRSQHDNKDKALKVLLAKIYEAKLEAQQSEMVTLRKSAVGSGVRAEKIRTYNYPQNRVSDHRINLTLNKLDRIMLGELNEIINALIDDEQKRKMGMED; the protein is encoded by the coding sequence ATGAATGTCAAAACCCGAGAACGATTGGAAACAATGAAACATCGTTATAATGAAATTAATAGTTTACTAAGTCAATCCGATATTAATAATAATATTGAATTATTAACTAAGTTATCTAAAGAAAGAGCTAAACTTAATGATACAGTATTGCTATATATGAAATATCTAAGTATTGAAAGCAATCTTCAAGAAATTAAAAATATTTTTCAAAATGAAAAAGATGCTGATTTGTTAAATTTAGCAAAAGAAGAATTAAAAGGTAATGAAGAATCATTATTATTTGTTGAACAGCAGTTAACAGTTGCATTATTGCCGACAAACCCTAATGATGATAAAAATGTTATTATTGAAATTCGTGGTGCTGCTGGTGGTGATGAAGCTAATATTTTTGCTGGTGATTTATATCGGATGTATTTTCGATATTGTGAATCACAAAATTGAAAAACAGAACTTTTGGATGCCCGAATATCAAATTCAGGTGGTTTTTCGCAAATTTCATTTTTGATTAAAGGTGAAAAAGTCTATGGAAAAATGAAATTTGAAGCTGGTAGTCATCGCGTGCAAAGAATTCCTAAAACCGAATCACAAGGAAGAGTTCATACTTCTACAGCTACGGTTGTTGTCTTACCCGAAGCTAGTGCTTTAGATGTTGATGTTAAACCGTCAGAATTAAAAATTGATACTTATCGAGCTTCTGGTGCTGGGGGGCAACATGTTAATACTACTGATTCAGCAGTACGCATTACTCATTTACCAACTGGAATTGTGACAACTTCACAAGATGGTCGCAGTCAACATGATAATAAGGATAAGGCTTTAAAAGTGTTACTTGCTAAAATTTATGAAGCTAAACTTGAAGCTCAGCAAAGTGAAATGGTAACATTACGAAAAAGTGCTGTTGGTAGTGGTGTACGGGCAGAAAAAATTCGAACATATAATTATCCTCAAAATCGTGTTAGTGACCATCGGATTAATTTGACATTAAATAAACTTGATCGAATTATGCTAGGTGAACTTAATGAGATTATTAATGCTTTAATTGATGATGAACAAAAAAGAAAAATGGGAATGGAAGATTAG
- a CDS encoding transposase family protein: protein MLDKYKDENEFYSLIGIKYKTFMKMVEILKEGEAKQKQIGGRLNKLSIEQRLLMTLEYWKEYSTYRIIAKKYNISHVSCIRNIFWVENTLIKNSHFHIPGKKILLENKGTTNNLLAIDATEIPIERIKKN, encoded by the coding sequence ATGTTAGATAAATACAAAGACGAAAACGAATTTTATAGTTTAATAGGCATAAAATATAAAACTTTCATGAAAATGGTAGAAATTTTAAAAGAAGGTGAAGCTAAACAAAAACAAATTGGTGGTAGACTAAATAAATTATCAATAGAGCAAAGATTACTTATGACTTTAGAATACTGAAAAGAATATAGTACATATCGTATTATTGCAAAAAAATATAATATTAGTCATGTTAGTTGTATTCGTAATATCTTTTGAGTTGAAAATACTCTAATAAAAAATAGTCACTTTCATATACCTGGCAAAAAGATATTATTAGAAAATAAGGGTACTACTAATAATTTATTAGCAATTGATGCTACAGAAATTCCAATTGAAAGAATTAAAAAAAACTAA
- a CDS encoding transposase family protein: MKFKKNNQISDKNFLRLTGIKHTTFNKMLEILKIEELKKRFRRGRTNKLSLENRILMTLEYWREYRTYFHIAKSYDISESSCYRNIKWIEDTLIKHPNFQQLTGQKSLLKDYFKDKTVIIDVTESQIQRPKKDKNSTTQEKRKNTQ; encoded by the coding sequence ATGAAATTTAAAAAAAATAATCAAATAAGTGATAAAAATTTTTTAAGATTAACTGGTATTAAACATACTACTTTTAATAAAATGCTAGAAATTTTAAAAATAGAAGAATTAAAAAAGAGATTTCGTCGCGGAAGAACCAATAAATTATCATTAGAAAATCGTATTTTAATGACTTTAGAATATTGAAGAGAATATAGAACTTATTTTCATATTGCAAAAAGTTATGATATTAGTGAAAGTAGTTGTTATAGAAATATCAAATGAATTGAAGACACTTTAATAAAACACCCTAATTTTCAACAACTTACTGGTCAAAAATCACTATTAAAAGATTATTTCAAAGATAAGACTGTTATAATTGATGTAACTGAAAGCCAAATCCAACGCCCAAAAAAAGACAAAAACAGCACTACTCAGGAAAAAAGAAAAAACACACAATAA
- a CDS encoding thymidine kinase, which yields MYVRYKDGWIEVISGCMFAGKTEELIRRINMLSFANKKIQIFKPLIDNRYEEEEEIVSHNKRKIKAIRIGNVQQLIEFLDNDTEVIAIDEIQFFTNDILIVLEQLADQGKRIIVAGLDKDFRGEPFKCMPELLTRAEFVTKLEAICVKCHSPATRTQRIINGFPASYHDPIVLIGANEFYEARCRHCHIVNDYPQTNIKENKNECQNPRTIGNNETSL from the coding sequence ATGTATGTGCGTTATAAAGATGGATGAATTGAAGTAATTAGTGGTTGTATGTTTGCTGGTAAAACTGAGGAATTAATCCGTCGAATAAATATGTTATCATTTGCTAATAAAAAAATTCAAATTTTTAAACCATTAATTGATAATCGTTATGAAGAAGAAGAAGAAATTGTTAGTCATAATAAAAGAAAAATTAAAGCAATAAGAATTGGTAATGTGCAACAATTAATTGAATTTTTAGATAATGATACTGAGGTTATTGCGATTGATGAAATTCAGTTTTTTACAAATGATATTTTAATAGTTTTAGAACAATTAGCAGATCAGGGGAAGAGGATTATTGTTGCTGGGTTAGATAAAGATTTTCGTGGTGAACCTTTTAAATGTATGCCCGAATTATTAACGAGAGCTGAATTTGTTACTAAATTAGAAGCAATATGTGTTAAATGTCATTCGCCGGCAACAAGAACTCAAAGAATAATTAATGGATTTCCTGCTAGTTATCATGATCCGATTGTTTTAATTGGTGCTAATGAATTTTATGAGGCACGTTGTCGTCATTGTCATATTGTTAATGATTATCCACAAACTAATATTAAGGAGAATAAAAATGAATGTCAAAACCCGAGAACGATTGGAAACAATGAAACATCGTTATAA
- a CDS encoding transposase family protein — MLFSGKKRQHSLKSQIIIDLFNNKIISVDFCYGSTHDYKLFLKSNTLINPKLELIADSGYQGLQNVHKNTLLPIKKSKNNPLNPDKKEYNSFLSKVRIVIEHVFARLKRFKILVYRYRNKIRRFGLRFNLISGIYNFELS, encoded by the coding sequence TTATTATTTTCTGGTAAGAAAAGGCAACATTCATTAAAATCGCAAATAATTATTGATTTATTTAACAATAAAATTATTTCAGTAGATTTTTGTTATGGCAGTACTCATGATTATAAGTTATTTTTAAAATCAAATACACTTATAAATCCAAAATTAGAATTAATTGCCGATTCAGGATATCAAGGTTTGCAAAATGTTCATAAAAATACATTATTGCCAATTAAAAAAAGTAAAAATAATCCTTTAAATCCAGATAAAAAGGAATATAATAGCTTTTTAAGTAAAGTTAGAATTGTCATTGAACATGTTTTTGCTAGATTAAAAAGATTTAAAATACTAGTTTATCGTTATCGCAATAAGATTAGAAGATTTGGATTACGATTTAACTTAATTTCAGGAATATATAATTTTGAATTAAGCTAG
- the parE gene encoding DNA topoisomerase IV subunit B has protein sequence MLNSYDESSIQVLEGLDGVRKRPSMYIGSKDRKGWHHLVWEIFDNSIDEALAGYCNEIKITIKKDDSIIVADNGRGIPTGMHKKGKSTPEVIFTMLHSGGKFDGNSYKTSGGLHGVGASVVNALSEFCYVTIYRDKKIYEIGFKNGGHLARHLKLIGKTVKTGTVVHFRPDSTIFNNFKFSYSMICERARESALLISGLKIIVVDEHSKKEEQFCFTNGLEEFVKYLIADEKNISPIMLLKGEMDSVQLEVGMQYSSNAYSENIISFANNVKTIDGGTHVVGFRTAITKVINDYARTENLLKEKEKNFEGSDVREGLTAVISVRIPENMIQYEGQTKSKLGTNEIKNIVDNIVTKQFSFWLQENKTVAYEILTKIIKTREVREATRKAREQARGQRQSKGLKDRMLIGKLAPAQNRSPNKNELFLVEGDSAGGTAKMGRARSFQAILSLKGKIINAEKSNLATLLKNPEINMITNAIGGGIGENFDLDDVNYDKIIIMTDADVDGAHIQILLLTFFYRYMKPLMAAQKIYLALPPLYKISNKKSNETSYAWNQKDLYKQLEKHTKSEIQRYKGLGEMNADQLWTTTMNPETRQLVQVTIGDRHKAEKKIITLMGDDSDKRKKWIEANINFTLEDNFVIAS, from the coding sequence ATGCTAAATAGCTATGATGAATCTTCAATTCAAGTGCTTGAGGGACTAGATGGTGTTCGTAAACGACCGTCGATGTACATTGGGTCAAAAGATAGGAAAGGATGGCATCATCTCGTATGAGAGATTTTTGATAATTCGATTGATGAAGCATTAGCTGGATATTGTAATGAAATTAAGATTACTATTAAAAAAGATGATTCAATTATTGTTGCAGACAATGGTCGGGGGATTCCTACGGGAATGCATAAAAAAGGAAAATCAACACCAGAAGTTATTTTTACAATGTTACATTCTGGTGGTAAATTTGATGGTAATAGTTATAAAACATCAGGTGGCCTTCACGGTGTGGGGGCATCGGTTGTTAATGCGTTAAGTGAATTTTGTTATGTAACAATTTATCGTGATAAAAAAATTTATGAAATTGGTTTTAAAAATGGAGGGCATTTAGCACGACATTTAAAATTAATTGGTAAAACAGTAAAAACTGGTACTGTAGTTCATTTTCGCCCTGATAGTACGATATTTAATAATTTTAAGTTTTCATATTCAATGATTTGTGAGCGAGCTCGCGAGTCAGCATTATTAATTAGTGGTTTAAAAATTATTGTTGTTGATGAACATAGTAAAAAAGAAGAACAATTTTGTTTTACTAATGGTTTAGAGGAATTTGTTAAATATTTAATCGCTGATGAAAAAAATATTAGTCCAATTATGCTTTTAAAAGGTGAAATGGATAGTGTTCAATTAGAAGTTGGGATGCAATATAGTAGTAATGCTTATAGTGAAAATATTATTAGTTTTGCTAATAATGTTAAAACTATTGATGGGGGGACCCATGTTGTTGGTTTTCGTACTGCTATAACGAAAGTTATTAATGATTATGCTAGAACAGAAAATCTCTTAAAAGAAAAAGAAAAAAACTTTGAAGGTAGTGATGTTCGTGAAGGATTAACAGCAGTTATTTCGGTACGAATTCCTGAAAATATGATTCAATATGAAGGACAAACTAAAAGTAAATTAGGAACTAATGAAATTAAAAATATTGTTGATAATATTGTCACTAAACAATTTTCTTTTTGATTACAAGAAAATAAGACTGTTGCTTATGAAATTTTAACAAAGATTATTAAAACTAGAGAAGTAAGAGAAGCTACAAGAAAGGCTCGTGAACAAGCAAGAGGACAACGACAATCAAAAGGTTTAAAAGACAGAATGTTAATTGGTAAGTTAGCACCAGCGCAAAACCGGAGTCCTAATAAAAATGAATTATTTCTTGTTGAAGGTGATTCTGCTGGTGGCACTGCAAAAATGGGGCGAGCGCGAAGTTTTCAAGCGATTTTATCTTTAAAAGGGAAGATAATTAATGCTGAAAAATCTAATTTAGCAACATTATTAAAAAATCCTGAAATTAATATGATTACTAATGCTATTGGTGGTGGCATTGGTGAGAATTTTGATTTAGATGATGTTAATTATGATAAAATTATCATTATGACCGATGCTGATGTTGATGGCGCCCATATTCAAATTTTATTATTAACTTTTTTTTATCGTTATATGAAGCCTTTAATGGCTGCACAAAAGATTTATTTAGCATTACCACCGTTATATAAAATTAGTAACAAAAAATCTAATGAAACTAGTTATGCTTGAAATCAAAAAGATTTATATAAGCAATTGGAAAAACATACTAAGAGTGAAATTCAACGCTATAAAGGACTTGGAGAAATGAATGCCGATCAATTATGAACAACAACAATGAATCCAGAAACTAGACAACTAGTGCAAGTTACTATTGGGGATCGTCATAAAGCTGAAAAAAAGATTATTACTTTAATGGGCGATGATAGTGATAAACGCAAAAAATGAATTGAAGCTAACATTAATTTTACATTAGAAGATAATTTTGTTATTGCTTCATAA